One stretch of Oryzias latipes chromosome 7, ASM223467v1 DNA includes these proteins:
- the traf3ip3 gene encoding TRAF3-interacting JNK-activating modulator isoform X2, with translation MRWLTSTEATGAAMDALTISGTHLSPEREFDRKVEIRAENHERLRGRNNVTLCRSPTRDFDSGQIKNELKEKRHQEFLRRRSVSPEPNRSKCAICSSKAKTRLGTFTTRRRTPSSKSEMLHRKVEMSSFSPIVQTQRSREADDPSNNTWALLWLEPITQVKHKNNQARQQSSTSTVIMEPSQHWIKHTNRRDNSIKVQTASLKMAKEASAQTETVHPKKNLREISVQTEYGLVTVKESDVQRLSDYLQEALWREEAVKKKLAALQESGSNLLNSTDMIWILKPGRKTRCSEDLLRSKIKTLEAQLQVCLQIPKDGVKKLVLQMEKQRVTYEEKALVALQKATQEKAEALSRAETLQEALITVQAEALRWQSLFEELKLNSGQLKEKQHISMDQLQQLHSQLEFSRATEDELKEEIAAMRQEKQELQYNICLLEDDNQTLREEIQNFQDGDNTNHNFFMRSFPESPEAEPRLTANRDSHLEEQLQHAQQKLQLKEKECEELQTELHAMEQECQSSQARLSQCREELRQLSHRRSTPTSCSSWWRVWLFLLLLLTVAGLAMLWMWHPPFREQAEVLYSDIETRIEDYLIEMVSPRYSGCFRPV, from the exons ATGAGATGGCTCACGAG CACTGAGGCAACAGGAGCTGCTATGGATGCTCTGACCATCAGTGGGACGCATCTCTCCCCAGAGAGAGAATTTGACCGAAAAGTTGAGATCAGAGCAGAGAACCACGAGCGCTTGCGAGGACGCAACAATGTGACTTTGTGTCGCAGCCCCACCAGAGATTTTGACTCCGGACAAATCAAGAATGAGCTGAAGGAGAAGAGGCATCAGGAATTTCTGAGGAGGAGATCTGTGAGTCCAGAGCCAAATCGCTCAAAGTGTGCAATCTGTTCCTCAAAGGCAAAAACTCGTCTAGGGACGTTTACTACTAGACGCCGAACTCCCAGCAGCAAGTCTGAGATGCTGCATAGAAAAGTAGAAATGTCCTCCTTTAGCCCAATCGTTCAAACTCAGAGGAGCAGGGAAGCTGATGATCCCAGCAACAACACATGG GCTTTATTATGGTTAGAACCAATAACACAGGTAAAGCACAAGAACAATCAAGCAAGGCAGCAGTCATCTACCTCCACTGTCATAATGGAGCCAAGTCAACACTGGATAAAACATACCAATAGAAGAGACAACAGTATTAAGG TCCAAACAGCAAGCCTGAAAATGGCCAAAGAAGCATCAGCACAGACAGAAACAGTTCATCCAAAGAAGAACCTTAGAGAAATCAGTGTGCAAACAGA GTATGGGCTTGTGACAGTCAAGGAATCA gatgTTCAGAGATTATCAGATTATTTACAG GAGGCTCTGTGGAGAGAAGAGGCAGTAAAGAAAAAGCTGGCCGCTCTGCAGGAGAGCGGATCAAACCTTCTGAACTCTACAGACATGATATGGATT CTAAAACCAGGCAGGAAG ACTCGCTGCAGTGAGGACCTGCTGAGAAGCAAGATCAAGACTCTGGAAGCCCAGCTGCAAGTCTGTCTGCAG ATTCCCAAAGATGGAGTGAAGAAGTTAGTGCTGCAGATGGAGAAACAGAGAGTGACGTACGAGGAGAAGGCCTTGGTTGCTCTGCAGAAGGCAACACAGGAAAAGGCAGAGGCACTCAGCAGGGCTGAGACCCTGCAG GAGGCTTTAATTACAGTACAGGCAGAAGCTCTGAGATGGCAGAGCCTTTTCGAAGAGCTGAAGCTGAACTCGGGGCAACTCAAGGAGAAGCAGCACATCAGTATGgatcagctgcagcagctgcacagcCAGCTGGAG TTCTCCAGAGCCACAGAGGATGAGCTGAAAGAGGAGATTGCAGCAATGAGACAAGAGAAGCAGGAGCTGCAGTACAACATCTGCCTGCTAGAAGATGACAACCAAACTTTGAGAGAAGAAATACAGAACTTTCAAG ATGGTGACAATACAAACCACAACTTTTTCATGAGGAGTTTTCCGGAATCACCAGAAGCGGAGCCTCGACTGACTGCTAACCGAGACTCTCATCTGGAGGAGCAGCTCCAACACGCTCAACAGAAACTCCAGCTTAAAGAGAAAGAG tgtgaggagctgcagactgAGCTGCATGCGATGGAGCAGGAGTGTCAGTCCAGCCAGGCCCGGCTGTCGCAGTGCAGGGAAGAACTTCGACAGCTCAGCCACCGCCGCAGCACACCA acatcATGCAGCTCCTGGTGGAGGGTCtggctcttcctcctccttcttctcaCTGTAGCAGGGCTTGCCATGTTGTGGATGTGGCATCCCCCTTTCAGGGAGCAAGCAGAAGTTCTGTACTCAGACATCGAGACAAGAATTGAAGACTATCTCATTGAAATGGTTTCTCCTCGATACTCGGGCTGCTTTAGACCAGTGTGA
- the atp5pb gene encoding ATP synthase F(0) complex subunit B1, mitochondrial, whose amino-acid sequence MLSRLIVVSVNSLKGCGPIGAGLVHASRSLHTSPQSLAPLPPLPEKGGKVRHGIFPEELFQLLYPKTGVTGPYMLGTGLILYMLSKEIYVINHETFAAASIGTAIIYGVKKFGPTVANLADKINEEKVAKAQEVKDVAISSLTQAIDDEKKEQWRVEGRSMLFDAKRNNVAMLLETNYRERLHMVTNEVKRRLDYQIALQNLHHRLEQEHMINWVEKNVISSITPQQEKESIAKCITDLKVLAKATQARAAA is encoded by the exons ATGCTCTCCAGACTAATTGTCGTTTCAG tCAACTCCCTTAAAGGTTGTGGACCCATTGGAGCTGG TTTGGTCCATGCCTCTCGCTCCCTCCACACATCCCCTCAGAGTTTGGCTCCTTTGCCCCCCCTGCCAGAAAAGGGAGGCAAAGTTCGCCATGGCATCTTTCCAGAGGAGTTATTCCAGCTTTTGTATCCTAAAACTGGAGTCACTG GGCCATACATGCTTGGCACTGGCCTCATCCTCTACATGCTTTCCAAGGAAATCTATGTCATCAACCATGAAACCTTTGCAGCTGCCTCCATAGGCACTGCCATCATTTATGGGGTCAAGAAATTTGGGCCCACCGTCGCCAATTTAGCTGACAAAATAAATGAG GAAAAAGTGGCCAAGGCCCAGGAGGTGAAGGACGTGGCCATATCCAGCCTCACTCAGGCCATTGACGATGAGAAGAAGGAGCAGTGGAGAGTAGAGGGAAGATCAATGCTCTTTGATGCTAAGAGA AACAATGTGGCTATGCTGTTGGAGACCAACTACAGGGAAAGACTACACATGGTGACCAATGAGGTGAAGAGGCGCCTTGACTACCAGATTGCTCTGCAGAACCTCCACCACCGGTTAGAGCAGGAGCACATGATCAACTGGGTGGAGAAGAACGTCATCAGCAGCATCACTCCTCAGCAG gagAAGGAGAGCATCGCTAAATGCATCACGGACCTGAAGGTGTTGGCCAAGGCCACTCAGGCTAGAGCTGCAGCGTAA
- the traf3ip3 gene encoding TRAF3-interacting JNK-activating modulator isoform X1, whose protein sequence is MRWLTSTEATGAAMDALTISGTHLSPEREFDRKVEIRAENHERLRGRNNVTLCRSPTRDFDSGQIKNELKEKRHQEFLRRRSVSPEPNRSKCAICSSKAKTRLGTFTTRRRTPSSKSEMLHRKVEMSSFSPIVQTQRSREADDPSNNTWALLWLEPITQVKHKNNQARQQSSTSTVIMEPSQHWIKHTNRRDNSIKVQTASLKMAKEASAQTETVHPKKNLREISVQTEYGLVTVKESDVQRLSDYLQEALWREEAVKKKLAALQESGSNLLNSTDMIWILKPGRKTRCSEDLLRSKIKTLEAQLQVCLQKIPKDGVKKLVLQMEKQRVTYEEKALVALQKATQEKAEALSRAETLQEALITVQAEALRWQSLFEELKLNSGQLKEKQHISMDQLQQLHSQLEFSRATEDELKEEIAAMRQEKQELQYNICLLEDDNQTLREEIQNFQDGDNTNHNFFMRSFPESPEAEPRLTANRDSHLEEQLQHAQQKLQLKEKECEELQTELHAMEQECQSSQARLSQCREELRQLSHRRSTPTSCSSWWRVWLFLLLLLTVAGLAMLWMWHPPFREQAEVLYSDIETRIEDYLIEMVSPRYSGCFRPV, encoded by the exons ATGAGATGGCTCACGAG CACTGAGGCAACAGGAGCTGCTATGGATGCTCTGACCATCAGTGGGACGCATCTCTCCCCAGAGAGAGAATTTGACCGAAAAGTTGAGATCAGAGCAGAGAACCACGAGCGCTTGCGAGGACGCAACAATGTGACTTTGTGTCGCAGCCCCACCAGAGATTTTGACTCCGGACAAATCAAGAATGAGCTGAAGGAGAAGAGGCATCAGGAATTTCTGAGGAGGAGATCTGTGAGTCCAGAGCCAAATCGCTCAAAGTGTGCAATCTGTTCCTCAAAGGCAAAAACTCGTCTAGGGACGTTTACTACTAGACGCCGAACTCCCAGCAGCAAGTCTGAGATGCTGCATAGAAAAGTAGAAATGTCCTCCTTTAGCCCAATCGTTCAAACTCAGAGGAGCAGGGAAGCTGATGATCCCAGCAACAACACATGG GCTTTATTATGGTTAGAACCAATAACACAGGTAAAGCACAAGAACAATCAAGCAAGGCAGCAGTCATCTACCTCCACTGTCATAATGGAGCCAAGTCAACACTGGATAAAACATACCAATAGAAGAGACAACAGTATTAAGG TCCAAACAGCAAGCCTGAAAATGGCCAAAGAAGCATCAGCACAGACAGAAACAGTTCATCCAAAGAAGAACCTTAGAGAAATCAGTGTGCAAACAGA GTATGGGCTTGTGACAGTCAAGGAATCA gatgTTCAGAGATTATCAGATTATTTACAG GAGGCTCTGTGGAGAGAAGAGGCAGTAAAGAAAAAGCTGGCCGCTCTGCAGGAGAGCGGATCAAACCTTCTGAACTCTACAGACATGATATGGATT CTAAAACCAGGCAGGAAG ACTCGCTGCAGTGAGGACCTGCTGAGAAGCAAGATCAAGACTCTGGAAGCCCAGCTGCAAGTCTGTCTGCAG AAGATTCCCAAAGATGGAGTGAAGAAGTTAGTGCTGCAGATGGAGAAACAGAGAGTGACGTACGAGGAGAAGGCCTTGGTTGCTCTGCAGAAGGCAACACAGGAAAAGGCAGAGGCACTCAGCAGGGCTGAGACCCTGCAG GAGGCTTTAATTACAGTACAGGCAGAAGCTCTGAGATGGCAGAGCCTTTTCGAAGAGCTGAAGCTGAACTCGGGGCAACTCAAGGAGAAGCAGCACATCAGTATGgatcagctgcagcagctgcacagcCAGCTGGAG TTCTCCAGAGCCACAGAGGATGAGCTGAAAGAGGAGATTGCAGCAATGAGACAAGAGAAGCAGGAGCTGCAGTACAACATCTGCCTGCTAGAAGATGACAACCAAACTTTGAGAGAAGAAATACAGAACTTTCAAG ATGGTGACAATACAAACCACAACTTTTTCATGAGGAGTTTTCCGGAATCACCAGAAGCGGAGCCTCGACTGACTGCTAACCGAGACTCTCATCTGGAGGAGCAGCTCCAACACGCTCAACAGAAACTCCAGCTTAAAGAGAAAGAG tgtgaggagctgcagactgAGCTGCATGCGATGGAGCAGGAGTGTCAGTCCAGCCAGGCCCGGCTGTCGCAGTGCAGGGAAGAACTTCGACAGCTCAGCCACCGCCGCAGCACACCA acatcATGCAGCTCCTGGTGGAGGGTCtggctcttcctcctccttcttctcaCTGTAGCAGGGCTTGCCATGTTGTGGATGTGGCATCCCCCTTTCAGGGAGCAAGCAGAAGTTCTGTACTCAGACATCGAGACAAGAATTGAAGACTATCTCATTGAAATGGTTTCTCCTCGATACTCGGGCTGCTTTAGACCAGTGTGA
- the traf3ip3 gene encoding TRAF3-interacting JNK-activating modulator isoform X3: MRWLTSTEATGAAMDALTISGTHLSPEREFDRKVEIRAENHERLRGRNNVTLCRSPTRDFDSGQIKNELKEKRHQEFLRRRSVSPEPNRSKCAICSSKAKTRLGTFTTRRRTPSSKSEMLHRKVEMSSFSPIVQTQRSREADDPSNNTWALLWLEPITQVKHKNNQARQQSSTSTVIMEPSQHWIKHTNRRDNSIKVQTASLKMAKEASAQTETVHPKKNLREISVQTEYGLVTVKESDVQRLSDYLQEALWREEAVKKKLAALQESGSNLLNSTDMIWITRCSEDLLRSKIKTLEAQLQVCLQKIPKDGVKKLVLQMEKQRVTYEEKALVALQKATQEKAEALSRAETLQEALITVQAEALRWQSLFEELKLNSGQLKEKQHISMDQLQQLHSQLEFSRATEDELKEEIAAMRQEKQELQYNICLLEDDNQTLREEIQNFQDGDNTNHNFFMRSFPESPEAEPRLTANRDSHLEEQLQHAQQKLQLKEKECEELQTELHAMEQECQSSQARLSQCREELRQLSHRRSTPTSCSSWWRVWLFLLLLLTVAGLAMLWMWHPPFREQAEVLYSDIETRIEDYLIEMVSPRYSGCFRPV, from the exons ATGAGATGGCTCACGAG CACTGAGGCAACAGGAGCTGCTATGGATGCTCTGACCATCAGTGGGACGCATCTCTCCCCAGAGAGAGAATTTGACCGAAAAGTTGAGATCAGAGCAGAGAACCACGAGCGCTTGCGAGGACGCAACAATGTGACTTTGTGTCGCAGCCCCACCAGAGATTTTGACTCCGGACAAATCAAGAATGAGCTGAAGGAGAAGAGGCATCAGGAATTTCTGAGGAGGAGATCTGTGAGTCCAGAGCCAAATCGCTCAAAGTGTGCAATCTGTTCCTCAAAGGCAAAAACTCGTCTAGGGACGTTTACTACTAGACGCCGAACTCCCAGCAGCAAGTCTGAGATGCTGCATAGAAAAGTAGAAATGTCCTCCTTTAGCCCAATCGTTCAAACTCAGAGGAGCAGGGAAGCTGATGATCCCAGCAACAACACATGG GCTTTATTATGGTTAGAACCAATAACACAGGTAAAGCACAAGAACAATCAAGCAAGGCAGCAGTCATCTACCTCCACTGTCATAATGGAGCCAAGTCAACACTGGATAAAACATACCAATAGAAGAGACAACAGTATTAAGG TCCAAACAGCAAGCCTGAAAATGGCCAAAGAAGCATCAGCACAGACAGAAACAGTTCATCCAAAGAAGAACCTTAGAGAAATCAGTGTGCAAACAGA GTATGGGCTTGTGACAGTCAAGGAATCA gatgTTCAGAGATTATCAGATTATTTACAG GAGGCTCTGTGGAGAGAAGAGGCAGTAAAGAAAAAGCTGGCCGCTCTGCAGGAGAGCGGATCAAACCTTCTGAACTCTACAGACATGATATGGATT ACTCGCTGCAGTGAGGACCTGCTGAGAAGCAAGATCAAGACTCTGGAAGCCCAGCTGCAAGTCTGTCTGCAG AAGATTCCCAAAGATGGAGTGAAGAAGTTAGTGCTGCAGATGGAGAAACAGAGAGTGACGTACGAGGAGAAGGCCTTGGTTGCTCTGCAGAAGGCAACACAGGAAAAGGCAGAGGCACTCAGCAGGGCTGAGACCCTGCAG GAGGCTTTAATTACAGTACAGGCAGAAGCTCTGAGATGGCAGAGCCTTTTCGAAGAGCTGAAGCTGAACTCGGGGCAACTCAAGGAGAAGCAGCACATCAGTATGgatcagctgcagcagctgcacagcCAGCTGGAG TTCTCCAGAGCCACAGAGGATGAGCTGAAAGAGGAGATTGCAGCAATGAGACAAGAGAAGCAGGAGCTGCAGTACAACATCTGCCTGCTAGAAGATGACAACCAAACTTTGAGAGAAGAAATACAGAACTTTCAAG ATGGTGACAATACAAACCACAACTTTTTCATGAGGAGTTTTCCGGAATCACCAGAAGCGGAGCCTCGACTGACTGCTAACCGAGACTCTCATCTGGAGGAGCAGCTCCAACACGCTCAACAGAAACTCCAGCTTAAAGAGAAAGAG tgtgaggagctgcagactgAGCTGCATGCGATGGAGCAGGAGTGTCAGTCCAGCCAGGCCCGGCTGTCGCAGTGCAGGGAAGAACTTCGACAGCTCAGCCACCGCCGCAGCACACCA acatcATGCAGCTCCTGGTGGAGGGTCtggctcttcctcctccttcttctcaCTGTAGCAGGGCTTGCCATGTTGTGGATGTGGCATCCCCCTTTCAGGGAGCAAGCAGAAGTTCTGTACTCAGACATCGAGACAAGAATTGAAGACTATCTCATTGAAATGGTTTCTCCTCGATACTCGGGCTGCTTTAGACCAGTGTGA
- the traf3ip3 gene encoding TRAF3-interacting JNK-activating modulator isoform X4, translating into MRWLTSTEATGAAMDALTISGTHLSPEREFDRKVEIRAENHERLRGRNNVTLCRSPTRDFDSGQIKNELKEKRHQEFLRRRSVSPEPNRSKCAICSSKAKTRLGTFTTRRRTPSSKSEMLHRKVEMSSFSPIVQTQRSREADDPSNNTWALLWLEPITQVKHKNNQARQQSSTSTVIMEPSQHWIKHTNRRDNSIKVQTASLKMAKEASAQTETVHPKKNLREISVQTEYGLVTVKESDVQRLSDYLQEALWREEAVKKKLAALQESGSNLLNSTDMIWITRCSEDLLRSKIKTLEAQLQVCLQIPKDGVKKLVLQMEKQRVTYEEKALVALQKATQEKAEALSRAETLQEALITVQAEALRWQSLFEELKLNSGQLKEKQHISMDQLQQLHSQLEFSRATEDELKEEIAAMRQEKQELQYNICLLEDDNQTLREEIQNFQDGDNTNHNFFMRSFPESPEAEPRLTANRDSHLEEQLQHAQQKLQLKEKECEELQTELHAMEQECQSSQARLSQCREELRQLSHRRSTPTSCSSWWRVWLFLLLLLTVAGLAMLWMWHPPFREQAEVLYSDIETRIEDYLIEMVSPRYSGCFRPV; encoded by the exons ATGAGATGGCTCACGAG CACTGAGGCAACAGGAGCTGCTATGGATGCTCTGACCATCAGTGGGACGCATCTCTCCCCAGAGAGAGAATTTGACCGAAAAGTTGAGATCAGAGCAGAGAACCACGAGCGCTTGCGAGGACGCAACAATGTGACTTTGTGTCGCAGCCCCACCAGAGATTTTGACTCCGGACAAATCAAGAATGAGCTGAAGGAGAAGAGGCATCAGGAATTTCTGAGGAGGAGATCTGTGAGTCCAGAGCCAAATCGCTCAAAGTGTGCAATCTGTTCCTCAAAGGCAAAAACTCGTCTAGGGACGTTTACTACTAGACGCCGAACTCCCAGCAGCAAGTCTGAGATGCTGCATAGAAAAGTAGAAATGTCCTCCTTTAGCCCAATCGTTCAAACTCAGAGGAGCAGGGAAGCTGATGATCCCAGCAACAACACATGG GCTTTATTATGGTTAGAACCAATAACACAGGTAAAGCACAAGAACAATCAAGCAAGGCAGCAGTCATCTACCTCCACTGTCATAATGGAGCCAAGTCAACACTGGATAAAACATACCAATAGAAGAGACAACAGTATTAAGG TCCAAACAGCAAGCCTGAAAATGGCCAAAGAAGCATCAGCACAGACAGAAACAGTTCATCCAAAGAAGAACCTTAGAGAAATCAGTGTGCAAACAGA GTATGGGCTTGTGACAGTCAAGGAATCA gatgTTCAGAGATTATCAGATTATTTACAG GAGGCTCTGTGGAGAGAAGAGGCAGTAAAGAAAAAGCTGGCCGCTCTGCAGGAGAGCGGATCAAACCTTCTGAACTCTACAGACATGATATGGATT ACTCGCTGCAGTGAGGACCTGCTGAGAAGCAAGATCAAGACTCTGGAAGCCCAGCTGCAAGTCTGTCTGCAG ATTCCCAAAGATGGAGTGAAGAAGTTAGTGCTGCAGATGGAGAAACAGAGAGTGACGTACGAGGAGAAGGCCTTGGTTGCTCTGCAGAAGGCAACACAGGAAAAGGCAGAGGCACTCAGCAGGGCTGAGACCCTGCAG GAGGCTTTAATTACAGTACAGGCAGAAGCTCTGAGATGGCAGAGCCTTTTCGAAGAGCTGAAGCTGAACTCGGGGCAACTCAAGGAGAAGCAGCACATCAGTATGgatcagctgcagcagctgcacagcCAGCTGGAG TTCTCCAGAGCCACAGAGGATGAGCTGAAAGAGGAGATTGCAGCAATGAGACAAGAGAAGCAGGAGCTGCAGTACAACATCTGCCTGCTAGAAGATGACAACCAAACTTTGAGAGAAGAAATACAGAACTTTCAAG ATGGTGACAATACAAACCACAACTTTTTCATGAGGAGTTTTCCGGAATCACCAGAAGCGGAGCCTCGACTGACTGCTAACCGAGACTCTCATCTGGAGGAGCAGCTCCAACACGCTCAACAGAAACTCCAGCTTAAAGAGAAAGAG tgtgaggagctgcagactgAGCTGCATGCGATGGAGCAGGAGTGTCAGTCCAGCCAGGCCCGGCTGTCGCAGTGCAGGGAAGAACTTCGACAGCTCAGCCACCGCCGCAGCACACCA acatcATGCAGCTCCTGGTGGAGGGTCtggctcttcctcctccttcttctcaCTGTAGCAGGGCTTGCCATGTTGTGGATGTGGCATCCCCCTTTCAGGGAGCAAGCAGAAGTTCTGTACTCAGACATCGAGACAAGAATTGAAGACTATCTCATTGAAATGGTTTCTCCTCGATACTCGGGCTGCTTTAGACCAGTGTGA
- the traf3ip3 gene encoding TRAF3-interacting JNK-activating modulator isoform X5, with translation MRWLTSTEATGAAMDALTISGTHLSPEREFDRKVEIRAENHERLRGRNNVTLCRSPTRDFDSGQIKNELKEKRHQEFLRRRSVSPEPNRSKCAICSSKAKTRLGTFTTRRRTPSSKSEMLHRKVEMSSFSPIVQTQRSREADDPSNNTWALLWLEPITQVKHKNNQARQQSSTSTVIMEPSQHWIKHTNRRDNSIKVQTASLKMAKEASAQTETVHPKKNLREISVQTEYGLVTVKESDVQRLSDYLQEALWREEAVKKKLAALQESGSNLLNSTDMIWILKPGRKTRCSEDLLRSKIKTLEAQLQVCLQKIPKDGVKKLVLQMEKQRVTYEEKALVALQKATQEKAEALSRAETLQEALITVQAEALRWQSLFEELKLNSGQLKEKQHISMDQLQQLHSQLEFSRATEDELKEEIAAMRQEKQELQYNICLLEDDNQTLREEIQNFQDGDNTNHNFFMRSFPESPEAEPRLTANRDSHLEEQLQHAQQKLQLKEKECVRAV, from the exons ATGAGATGGCTCACGAG CACTGAGGCAACAGGAGCTGCTATGGATGCTCTGACCATCAGTGGGACGCATCTCTCCCCAGAGAGAGAATTTGACCGAAAAGTTGAGATCAGAGCAGAGAACCACGAGCGCTTGCGAGGACGCAACAATGTGACTTTGTGTCGCAGCCCCACCAGAGATTTTGACTCCGGACAAATCAAGAATGAGCTGAAGGAGAAGAGGCATCAGGAATTTCTGAGGAGGAGATCTGTGAGTCCAGAGCCAAATCGCTCAAAGTGTGCAATCTGTTCCTCAAAGGCAAAAACTCGTCTAGGGACGTTTACTACTAGACGCCGAACTCCCAGCAGCAAGTCTGAGATGCTGCATAGAAAAGTAGAAATGTCCTCCTTTAGCCCAATCGTTCAAACTCAGAGGAGCAGGGAAGCTGATGATCCCAGCAACAACACATGG GCTTTATTATGGTTAGAACCAATAACACAGGTAAAGCACAAGAACAATCAAGCAAGGCAGCAGTCATCTACCTCCACTGTCATAATGGAGCCAAGTCAACACTGGATAAAACATACCAATAGAAGAGACAACAGTATTAAGG TCCAAACAGCAAGCCTGAAAATGGCCAAAGAAGCATCAGCACAGACAGAAACAGTTCATCCAAAGAAGAACCTTAGAGAAATCAGTGTGCAAACAGA GTATGGGCTTGTGACAGTCAAGGAATCA gatgTTCAGAGATTATCAGATTATTTACAG GAGGCTCTGTGGAGAGAAGAGGCAGTAAAGAAAAAGCTGGCCGCTCTGCAGGAGAGCGGATCAAACCTTCTGAACTCTACAGACATGATATGGATT CTAAAACCAGGCAGGAAG ACTCGCTGCAGTGAGGACCTGCTGAGAAGCAAGATCAAGACTCTGGAAGCCCAGCTGCAAGTCTGTCTGCAG AAGATTCCCAAAGATGGAGTGAAGAAGTTAGTGCTGCAGATGGAGAAACAGAGAGTGACGTACGAGGAGAAGGCCTTGGTTGCTCTGCAGAAGGCAACACAGGAAAAGGCAGAGGCACTCAGCAGGGCTGAGACCCTGCAG GAGGCTTTAATTACAGTACAGGCAGAAGCTCTGAGATGGCAGAGCCTTTTCGAAGAGCTGAAGCTGAACTCGGGGCAACTCAAGGAGAAGCAGCACATCAGTATGgatcagctgcagcagctgcacagcCAGCTGGAG TTCTCCAGAGCCACAGAGGATGAGCTGAAAGAGGAGATTGCAGCAATGAGACAAGAGAAGCAGGAGCTGCAGTACAACATCTGCCTGCTAGAAGATGACAACCAAACTTTGAGAGAAGAAATACAGAACTTTCAAG ATGGTGACAATACAAACCACAACTTTTTCATGAGGAGTTTTCCGGAATCACCAGAAGCGGAGCCTCGACTGACTGCTAACCGAGACTCTCATCTGGAGGAGCAGCTCCAACACGCTCAACAGAAACTCCAGCTTAAAGAGAAAGAG TGTGTTCGTGcagtgtga